Proteins from a genomic interval of Dendropsophus ebraccatus isolate aDenEbr1 chromosome 6, aDenEbr1.pat, whole genome shotgun sequence:
- the HES1 gene encoding transcription factor HES-1, producing MPADMMEKSSSSPVAATPASMSSTPDKPKTASEHRKSSKPIMEKRRRARINESLSQLKTLILDALKKDSSRHSKLEKADILEMTVKHLRNLQRVQMTAALSTDPTVLGKYRAGFSECMNEVTRFLSTCEGVNTEVRTRLLGHLANCMNQINAMNYPAQPQMPAAGTPHPAFGQPLVQLPASAPQGSPTPMGGVPCKMGGPQVEAAKVYGGFQLVPASDGQFAFLITNPAFPHNGSVIPVYTNSSVPTGLPAAVSPSVMPSVTADSVWRPW from the exons ATGCCAGCTGATATGATGGAGAAGAGCTCCTCTTCCCCGGTGGCCGCCACCCCGGCCAGCATGAGCAGCACCCCGGATAAACCCAAAACTGCCTCCGAGCACAGAAAG TCATCCAAACCGATCATGGAAAAGAGACGGAGGGCAAGGATTAACGAGAGCCTGAGCCAGCTGAAGACCCTCATCCTGGATGCCTTGAAGAAGGAT AGCTCCCGACACTCCAAGCTGGAGAAGGCAGACATCCTGGAGATGACCGTGAAGCACCTCCGGAACCTGCAGAGAGTTCAGATGACGG CTGCTCTCAGCACAGACCCCACAGTTCTTGGGAAATACAGAGCTGGATTCAGCGAGTGCATGAATGAAGTCACTCGCTTCTTATCCACGTGTGAAGGAGTCAACACTGAGGTGCGGACACGGCTCCTGGGACATCTGGCTAACTGCATGAATCAGATCAATGCCATGAACTATCCAGCTCAGCCCCAGATGCCAGCAGCTGGCACCCCACACCCAGCATTTGGACAGCCATTAGTTCAGCTTCCTGCCAGTGCACCACAAGGAAGCCCAACTCCCATGGGTGGGGTTCCTTGCAAGATGGGTGGCCCACAAGTAGAGGCTGCCAAGGTCTATGGCGGCTTTCAGCTGGTGCCAGCATCAGATGGACAATTTGCCTTCTTGATCACCAACCCAGCCTTCCCTCACAATGGATCTGTAATCCCGGTGTATACCAACTCCAGTGTGCCCACAGGACTACCTGCTGCAGTGTCCCCCTCTGTAATGCCCTCAGTCACTGCAGACTCAGTGTGGAGACCCTGGTGA